A genomic region of Anopheles coustani chromosome 3, idAnoCousDA_361_x.2, whole genome shotgun sequence contains the following coding sequences:
- the LOC131271853 gene encoding uncharacterized protein LOC131271853, with protein MTSLDSLKHQCNKVALAAIVFLLTTMIEVREQTMLTEHPVPTEDLPYSKQITTNSRIQSPTMSSSSPSTTSSDPPTSTSEWSESPFSPTLPMTPSQMAWPSSLAVSAESLLIQNVTSAVTDTSTRPHHESTVEEGTPVSSVTTTYAMASGARSITTASGGSSRGPTKTTETQYDGSKHTTFRPLIIPTLPDVRRSRVVHSMPYQSKHHHERHWGPFFEEPVNVTSGAALSVGYHLSTEAILNCRVGMLKDKTVMWIRRTTDKVSLLTVGNNTYSGDPRIKVKFQYPNNWRLHINPIKSDDAGLYMCQVSTHPPRVFATNLTVLEPAVRIVDEMGYEFYDRYYKLGSTIEISCQVSTSYLATLPPSSASASQRSKASVSAAANTVGHIFPPGGSDKLVMEGPPRNPKDDNNLTDATERGLISWTKDGAELPNDVKMSFSGTKQWLISRISILQANRVHNGVYNCTVAGKQSTSAQVQVLNGETPAAVQHNSGHRREEAFVLIGIRTIMALFSCCALLHLEWLHLNNLLNC; from the exons ATGACATCGCTGGACAGCTTGAAGCATCAATGCAACAAAGTCGCACTTGCGGCAATTGTGTTCCTACTGACGACAATGATCG AAGTGCGAGAGCAGACGATGCTAACGGAACATCCGGTTCCCACGGAGGATCTACCATATTCTAAACAAATCACCACCAACAGTAGAATCCAATCTCCGACAATGTCATCATCCTCACCATCGACCACTTCGAGTGACCCACCAACGTCGACGTCGGAGTGGTCGGAATCTCCGTTTTCGCCGACTCTGCCAATGACACCCTCGCAGATGGCATGGCCATCCTCGTTGGCCGTGTCGGCTGAGAGTCTTCTAATCCAAAATGTGACATCGGCAGTAACGGACACGTCGACACGTCCACATCATGAATCCACGGTGGAGGAGGGGACGCCGGTGAGTTCAGTAACGACCACGTACGCGATGGCTTCCGGCGCGCGCTCCATCACCACCGCGTCGGGCGGAAGCTCCCGAGGACCGACGAAGACGACGGAGACGCAGTACGACGGTAGCAAACACACCACGTTTCGACCAC TAATCATACCCACGCTACCTGACGTGCGACGTAGTCGAGTCGTTCATTCGATGCCTTATCAGAGCAAGCATCACCACGAGCGCCACTGGGGTCCATTTTTCGAGGAACCGGTCAACGTGACTTCCGGGGCGGCCTTGTCCGTCGGATATCATTTATCAACGGAGGCCATCCTCAACTGTAGGGTAGGAATGCTGAAAGATAAAACG GTGATGTGGATCCGCCGGACCACCGATAAAGTGTCATTACTCACCGTCGGCAATAATACGTACAGCGGGGACCCGAGGATAAAGGTCAAGTTTCAATATCCCAACAATTGGAGGCTACATATCAACCCGATCAAATCGGACGACGCCGGACTGTACATGTGCCAAGTGTCGACACATCCTCCGCGAGTGTTTGCAACGAATCTGACGGTGCTGG AACCCGCTGTCCGGATAGTGGACGAAATGGGCTACGAGTTCTACGATCGTTACTATAAACTGGGCAGCACGATAGAAATATCATGCCAAGTTTCGACGTCCTATCTGGCGACTTTGCCCCCGAGCTCCGCGTCAGCGTCTCAGAGATCGAAGGCATCCGTATCGGCGGCGGCTAACACTGTCGGCCATATATTTCCCCCGGGAGGAAGCGACAAACTAGTGATGGAAGGACCACCGAGGAACCCTAAAGACGATAACAATTTGACCGACGCCACGGAAAGAGGGTTGATTAGCTGGACCAAGGATGGTGCCGAGCTGCCGAATGATGTCAAGATGAGTTTTAG CGGAACCAAGCAGTGGCTCATAAGCCGAATTTCGATCCTGCAGGCGAACCGTGTCCACAATGGCGTCTACAACTGCACCGTCGCTGGCAAGCAGAGTACGTCGGCCCAAGTGCAGGTCTTGAATG GTGAGACGCCGGCCGCGGTGCAGCATAACTCTGGACATCGAAGGGAGGAGGCGTTCGTCCTGATTGGCATCCGCACGATAATGGCGCTGTTCTCGTGCTGTGCTCTACTACATCTCGAATGGTTGCATTTAAACAACCTTCTAAACTGTTAA